The Candidatus Zixiibacteriota bacterium genome window below encodes:
- a CDS encoding GNAT family N-acetyltransferase, protein MPDSLEFFAEVDPAERTCESLAAGFPEIPFFTSAYLRARRSTGFQPVVLGLRERSGALASGCAALLKANFLFLSLQIPFLPRLPRPDIFRDGLLGFCRETRIRRLSLTSGAAPGDQPLSLPGEPRCTPRCAYLLDLTGGDLRSRFSPGHVRNIRRAESAGLRLDRTRRPEACKEHVRLASHSMERRRKRGEQVPAVDGAGFPAYLEEGAGELFRVMSGDQVLASVMVLRARRGAYYQSAGNSPEGMASGASHFLVHRTAETLRAEGLTLFNLGGAGADAAGLHRFKAGFGAEKVELETVEWFLGGMLQRTSLAALQSVRTACREVTRGLREAWR, encoded by the coding sequence GTGCCCGACTCATTGGAGTTTTTCGCAGAGGTCGATCCAGCCGAACGGACCTGTGAATCGCTGGCGGCGGGTTTTCCTGAAATTCCGTTTTTCACTTCCGCGTATCTTCGCGCGCGGCGCAGCACCGGGTTCCAGCCCGTTGTGCTCGGGCTGAGGGAAAGAAGCGGAGCGTTAGCGTCCGGATGCGCGGCGCTTCTGAAGGCAAATTTCCTGTTTCTTTCGCTTCAGATCCCTTTTCTTCCGCGCCTGCCCCGGCCGGACATTTTCAGGGATGGGTTGCTGGGGTTTTGCCGTGAGACGAGAATCCGGCGGTTGTCGCTTACAAGCGGGGCCGCGCCCGGGGATCAGCCCTTGTCTCTCCCGGGAGAGCCGCGGTGCACCCCTCGGTGCGCTTATCTCCTGGATCTGACAGGCGGGGATCTTCGCTCGCGTTTCTCTCCCGGTCACGTGCGCAACATCAGGCGGGCGGAGAGCGCAGGGCTTCGGCTGGACCGGACAAGACGACCCGAGGCATGCAAGGAGCATGTCCGACTGGCCAGCCACTCCATGGAACGCCGCAGAAAGAGGGGCGAGCAGGTTCCTGCCGTCGACGGGGCAGGGTTCCCAGCTTACCTGGAGGAAGGAGCCGGCGAGCTTTTCCGGGTGATGAGCGGAGACCAGGTGCTCGCATCCGTGATGGTCCTCAGAGCGCGTCGCGGAGCATATTACCAGTCGGCAGGAAACTCCCCGGAAGGGATGGCCTCCGGCGCATCTCACTTCTTGGTCCACCGAACAGCAGAGACCTTGCGGGCCGAGGGCCTGACCCTGTTCAATCTGGGCGGAGCGGGAGCGGACGCTGCGGGGCTTCACCGGTTCAAGGCTGGCTTCGGGGCGGAAAAGGTCGAGTTGGAAACCGTCGAGTGGTTCCTCGGCGGCATGCTGCAAAGGACATCGCTGGCCGCATTGCAGTCGGTCCGGACCGCCTGCAGGGAGGTTACAAGGGGACTGCGCGAAGCATGGCGTTAA
- the wecB gene encoding UDP-N-acetylglucosamine 2-epimerase (non-hydrolyzing): MGKLWKMVLVAGARPNFMKVAPLIRELRCHPDLFEPRLVHTGQHYDTEMSEIFFDELGLPQPDRFLGVGSGSHAEQTARIMVEFEKVCVEDRPDLVVVVGDVNSTMACAITAKKLGIAVAHVEAGLRSRDWTMPEEINRVVTDAVADLLFTTSRDADENLLKEGVAAERIHFVGNVMIDCLLALLPRAEGRGTFERFGVEPGGYATLTLHRPSNVDDPEVLEGIVEVLMEVSRGLPIVWPVHPRARKSLEAFRLAERVERCPGIRLAQPLGYLDMLALSRNARLILTDSGGLQEEATVLRVPCITLRNNTERPVTVECGCNRLAGNDPSRIRAAVLAALDSSGSSIGTPELWDGRAAERIVDVLKAFEPGDARTAEK; encoded by the coding sequence ATGGGTAAACTCTGGAAGATGGTCTTGGTGGCTGGTGCCCGGCCGAACTTCATGAAGGTCGCGCCGTTGATCCGCGAGCTGCGCTGCCATCCCGATCTATTCGAGCCACGGCTGGTCCATACAGGCCAGCACTACGACACCGAGATGTCGGAAATCTTTTTCGACGAGCTGGGACTGCCGCAGCCCGACCGGTTTCTCGGAGTGGGCTCCGGTAGCCACGCTGAACAAACGGCGCGAATCATGGTGGAGTTCGAGAAGGTGTGCGTGGAGGATCGACCTGATCTCGTCGTGGTGGTCGGCGACGTAAATTCCACGATGGCTTGCGCGATCACCGCCAAAAAACTGGGCATCGCTGTGGCTCACGTCGAGGCGGGCCTGCGCAGCCGGGACTGGACGATGCCGGAGGAGATCAACCGCGTCGTCACCGACGCGGTGGCGGACCTGTTGTTCACGACGTCACGCGACGCGGACGAGAACCTTTTGAAAGAGGGAGTCGCGGCGGAGCGGATTCACTTCGTGGGCAACGTGATGATCGACTGCCTGTTGGCGCTTCTCCCGAGGGCAGAGGGACGGGGTACCTTCGAACGTTTCGGAGTCGAGCCCGGCGGCTATGCGACGCTCACGCTGCACCGCCCGAGCAACGTGGACGATCCCGAGGTGCTCGAGGGAATCGTCGAGGTTCTGATGGAAGTGTCGCGCGGGCTGCCGATCGTCTGGCCGGTCCATCCGCGGGCGCGCAAGAGCCTCGAAGCGTTCCGCCTCGCCGAACGGGTGGAGCGATGTCCGGGAATCAGGCTGGCGCAACCTCTGGGCTACCTCGACATGCTGGCGCTCAGCCGGAACGCGCGCCTGATACTGACGGATTCCGGGGGTCTGCAGGAGGAGGCCACAGTTCTCCGCGTGCCCTGCATTACGCTCAGAAACAATACCGAACGGCCGGTAACGGTCGAGTGCGGCTGCAACCGGCTGGCGGGGAACGATCCGTCCCGGATCCGGGCCGCGGTGCTCGCCGCTCTGGACAGCTCGGGCTCGAGCATCGGGACTCCGGAGCTGTGGGACGGCCGCGCCGCGGAGCGAATCGTGGACGTGTTGAAAGCGTTTGAGCCGGGCGACGCAAGGACGGCAGAAAAATGA
- a CDS encoding glycosyltransferase family 4 protein — MNVLLVLPWDQLHGGVTSVAVNLARYLEKHGHEVFFFHSSRGAIFLKRSVTQLGFRSFELRLGLPFRSRRPVLSALAFPMLFPLMMLELCRLILQNKIEVVNIHYPTETMCFFALCRKLLPIKLVTSIHGADIFPKGRARERYEWPLKALLNASDLVVANSEAFRRDFLSLFPQFDKKTITIHNGVDIETFSRPCEEPAKNGRRYLLSVAMHNEKKGLDVLISAFAEIATHDAALELVLVGDGHLRPKLEALARSLKVQDRVKFLGRRGQSDVVRLLKGCEVFVHPAVAEPFGIAILEALACQKPVVASNTGGIPEIIRNGQNGVLVEPRNPKALAAAISTVLSDGALRDELAANGYATVRQFFRHTATGQRYESALRELIVGRRPGVVARVDG; from the coding sequence ATGAATGTGTTACTTGTTCTTCCGTGGGACCAGTTGCACGGTGGCGTCACATCGGTGGCAGTCAATCTCGCCCGATACCTGGAAAAGCACGGGCATGAGGTATTTTTCTTCCATTCCAGTCGCGGCGCCATTTTTCTCAAGCGAAGCGTGACCCAACTGGGCTTTCGCAGCTTCGAGCTCAGGCTCGGGCTTCCGTTTCGATCAAGACGGCCGGTGTTGAGCGCGTTGGCGTTCCCGATGCTCTTCCCGCTTATGATGTTGGAGCTGTGCCGACTGATCCTGCAGAACAAGATCGAGGTAGTGAACATCCATTATCCGACGGAGACGATGTGTTTTTTCGCGCTGTGCCGGAAGCTTCTTCCGATCAAGCTCGTAACATCGATTCACGGAGCGGATATTTTTCCCAAAGGTCGGGCGCGGGAGCGTTACGAATGGCCCTTGAAGGCCCTGTTGAATGCCTCGGATCTCGTTGTGGCGAATTCGGAAGCGTTTAGACGGGACTTTTTGTCTTTGTTTCCGCAATTCGACAAAAAAACAATCACAATTCACAACGGGGTTGATATAGAGACGTTCTCTCGGCCGTGCGAGGAGCCCGCGAAGAACGGCCGCCGTTATTTATTAAGCGTTGCGATGCACAACGAAAAGAAAGGACTGGATGTGTTGATCAGCGCGTTCGCTGAAATCGCAACGCACGATGCAGCTTTGGAGCTGGTGCTAGTAGGGGACGGGCATCTGCGTCCCAAGCTGGAGGCTCTGGCAAGGTCGCTGAAGGTGCAAGACCGCGTGAAATTTCTGGGCCGCCGGGGACAAAGCGATGTCGTCAGGCTGTTGAAGGGCTGCGAAGTGTTTGTCCATCCCGCAGTCGCAGAGCCCTTTGGAATCGCGATCTTGGAAGCTCTGGCGTGCCAAAAGCCGGTGGTCGCTAGCAATACGGGAGGGATCCCTGAGATCATTCGAAACGGGCAGAACGGCGTTCTCGTCGAGCCGAGAAATCCGAAGGCGTTGGCCGCGGCTATCTCCACGGTGCTGTCCGATGGTGCACTGCGGGACGAACTGGCGGCGAACGGTTACGCGACAGTGCGGCAGTTTTTTCGTCATACGGCGACGGGACAGAGATACGAAAGTGCGCTCCGAGAATTGATCGTTGGTCGTCGGCCCGGCGTTGTCGCTCGAGTAGATGGGTAA
- a CDS encoding glycosyltransferase family 2 protein, giving the protein MWPRITVVTPSFNQSSFIEETIRSVLLQGYPDLQYVVMDGGSTDGSVEIIRKYSRWIDYWTSGPDGGQSAAINRGLEIGTGDFAAWINSDDMLFPNALFHHATRIGFNEGTVYIGQCAYLDVHGRITRMHRSRIRTLEELLRVPEVWRQGGNIVQPEVLFPRQLALRVGGLDVNNHYSMDYDLWGRFLIAGACFQCTDVPFGMLRSHRDQKTTDGLRTTESLVRTALKLLEQADGLSGSTRETIEMELRAYLAEYPEKHWKKSGRLARIGLPRSLVIRIRSALKILRLR; this is encoded by the coding sequence GTGTGGCCGCGAATCACGGTAGTGACCCCTTCGTTCAATCAGAGCAGCTTCATTGAAGAAACGATCCGATCGGTCTTGTTGCAGGGGTATCCCGATCTGCAATACGTCGTCATGGATGGCGGCAGCACAGACGGATCGGTCGAGATTATCCGGAAATACTCGCGTTGGATTGACTACTGGACGAGCGGACCGGACGGGGGCCAGAGCGCGGCGATCAACCGGGGATTGGAGATCGGCACCGGCGATTTTGCAGCTTGGATCAACAGCGACGACATGCTTTTTCCAAACGCTTTATTTCATCATGCGACGCGGATAGGATTCAACGAGGGGACCGTGTATATAGGGCAGTGTGCCTACTTGGACGTGCACGGCAGGATTACTCGAATGCACCGAAGCAGGATCAGGACCCTGGAAGAGCTGCTCCGTGTTCCTGAGGTGTGGCGCCAGGGCGGTAATATCGTGCAACCGGAGGTGCTGTTTCCTCGGCAGTTGGCGCTTCGGGTCGGCGGCCTCGATGTTAATAACCATTACAGCATGGACTACGATCTGTGGGGGAGATTCCTGATCGCCGGAGCCTGTTTTCAATGCACGGATGTTCCGTTCGGGATGCTACGGAGCCATCGCGACCAAAAAACCACAGATGGACTTCGCACGACTGAGTCTCTGGTTAGAACGGCTCTCAAGCTTCTCGAGCAGGCCGATGGGCTTTCCGGTTCGACCAGAGAGACAATTGAAATGGAACTCCGTGCTTACCTAGCTGAGTATCCGGAAAAGCATTGGAAAAAGTCAGGTCGGCTCGCACGCATCGGGCTTCCGCGAAGCCTTGTCATCCGAATTCGGAGTGCTTTGAAAATCCTGAGGCTCCGATAG
- a CDS encoding GDP-L-fucose synthase: MSFSWADKRVLVTGGAGFLGSFVAEKLRERGCRDIAVPRSREFDLRDRDAIVRLFEQSRPQVVIHLAAVVGGIGANRANPGRFFYDNAIMGIQLMEYARRYGVKKFVAVGTVCAYPKFTPVPFKEDDLWNGYPEETNAPYGLAKKMLLVQAQAYRAQYGFNAIYLLPVNLYGPRDNFDLDSSHVIPAMIRKCVEAKRAGAQEIVLWGDGSPTREFLYVEDAAEGILLGAERYDGGDPVNLGSGQEISIRDLARLIAAEVGFTGKIVWDTSKPNGQPRRCLDVSRAEKLFGFRAACPFAEGIRRTVSWYLEQRKPSSQQ, encoded by the coding sequence ATGAGTTTCTCTTGGGCTGACAAACGTGTCCTCGTCACCGGCGGTGCCGGGTTTCTCGGCTCTTTCGTGGCCGAGAAACTCCGCGAGCGGGGATGTCGGGACATTGCCGTTCCCCGCTCGCGCGAGTTCGATCTTCGGGACCGCGATGCGATCGTCCGGCTCTTCGAGCAGAGCCGCCCGCAGGTCGTCATTCATCTCGCCGCTGTCGTCGGCGGCATCGGCGCCAACCGCGCGAACCCCGGTCGTTTCTTCTACGACAACGCGATCATGGGGATCCAGTTGATGGAATACGCCCGCCGTTACGGAGTCAAGAAGTTCGTCGCGGTCGGGACCGTATGCGCCTACCCGAAGTTTACCCCGGTGCCGTTCAAAGAAGACGACCTCTGGAACGGCTACCCGGAGGAAACCAACGCCCCCTACGGCCTGGCCAAGAAAATGCTGCTCGTCCAGGCGCAGGCCTACCGGGCGCAGTACGGCTTCAACGCCATCTATCTGCTGCCCGTGAACCTTTACGGCCCTCGGGACAACTTCGACCTCGACAGCTCGCACGTGATCCCGGCTATGATCCGGAAATGCGTCGAGGCGAAGCGGGCGGGCGCGCAAGAGATCGTTCTCTGGGGCGACGGCTCGCCGACGCGGGAGTTTCTCTATGTCGAGGACGCCGCAGAGGGGATCCTGCTCGGAGCGGAGCGGTACGACGGAGGCGACCCGGTAAACCTGGGGTCGGGGCAGGAGATCAGCATCCGTGACCTCGCACGTTTGATTGCAGCGGAAGTCGGCTTTACGGGAAAGATCGTCTGGGACACGAGCAAGCCCAACGGGCAACCCCGCCGCTGCCTCGACGTGAGCCGGGCGGAGAAGCTCTTTGGCTTTCGTGCGGCCTGTCCGTTCGCGGAAGGCATTCGCAGGACGGTCTCCTGGTATCTGGAGCAGCGAAAACCAAGCAGTCAGCAATGA
- the gmd gene encoding GDP-mannose 4,6-dehydratase, which produces MAAQKKALITGITGQDGSYLAELLLAKGYEVHGIIRRASTFNTGRIDHLYQDPHINGVRLFLHYGDIADSTNLIKLLYRIQPEEIYHLAAQSHVRVSFDIPEYTGDVTGLGTIRILEAIRETGLKAKFYQASSSEMYGKVQEIPQRETTPFYPRSPYAAAKVYAYWATVNYRESYGMFACNGILFNHESPRRGETFVTRKVTRAVARIRAGLDHKLYLGNLDARRDWGYAKEYVEAIWLMLQQDEPDDYVVATGETHSVRELVETAFSYAGLDWKRYVEKDPRYFRPAEVDLLVGDASKAKQVLGWEAKTKFKDLIRLMVDADMEEVSNKQ; this is translated from the coding sequence GTGGCGGCACAAAAAAAAGCGCTAATCACCGGGATCACCGGACAGGACGGCTCTTATCTGGCGGAGCTGCTTCTCGCCAAGGGATACGAGGTCCACGGCATCATCCGGCGGGCGTCGACCTTCAATACCGGCCGGATCGATCACCTCTACCAGGATCCGCACATCAATGGCGTGCGGCTGTTTCTTCACTACGGCGACATCGCGGACTCCACCAACCTCATCAAGCTGCTGTACAGGATCCAGCCGGAGGAGATATACCATCTCGCCGCTCAGAGCCACGTGAGAGTGAGCTTCGACATTCCCGAGTACACCGGAGACGTGACGGGTCTCGGGACGATCCGGATCCTCGAGGCGATCCGGGAAACCGGGCTCAAGGCGAAGTTCTACCAGGCCAGCAGCTCGGAAATGTACGGCAAGGTACAGGAGATTCCCCAGCGCGAGACGACGCCTTTCTATCCCAGGAGCCCCTATGCGGCGGCAAAGGTATACGCCTATTGGGCAACGGTGAATTATCGCGAGAGCTACGGCATGTTCGCCTGCAACGGCATCCTGTTCAACCACGAGTCGCCCAGGCGCGGGGAGACTTTCGTGACGCGCAAGGTCACCCGGGCTGTCGCGCGCATTCGCGCCGGGCTGGACCACAAGCTCTACCTTGGCAATCTGGATGCACGGCGGGACTGGGGTTATGCGAAGGAATACGTCGAGGCGATCTGGCTGATGCTCCAGCAGGACGAGCCCGACGATTACGTCGTCGCGACAGGCGAAACTCACTCTGTGAGGGAACTGGTGGAGACGGCGTTCTCGTATGCCGGACTCGACTGGAAGAGGTACGTCGAGAAAGACCCCCGGTACTTTCGGCCTGCCGAAGTCGATCTCCTGGTGGGTGACGCGAGCAAGGCGAAGCAGGTTCTGGGCTGGGAAGCGAAGACAAAATTCAAGGATCTGATCCGGCTGATGGTGGACGCGGATATGGAAGAAGTTAGCAATAAGCAATGA
- a CDS encoding ABC transporter ATP-binding protein: MSDTVIRVENLSKCYRIGAAQAPYDTLRDKIAGGLASVFSRNGRPPTEGFVWALKDVSFDVSEGEVVGIIGKNGAGKSTLLKILSRITEPTAGRAEIRGRLGCLLEVGTGFHPELTGRENIYLSGAILGMRKTEIDRKFDEIVAFSEVEKFIDTAVKHYSSGMYVRLAFAVAAHLEPEILVVDEVLAVGDIGFQNKCLGKMGDVARQGRTVLFVSHNMGAIANLCTAAIWLDGGKIALRGDVTSIIGAYVKNSTAPNRAEPGNYRRVGTGEARIRKARLLDTEGQERETFSMGETIVVDFDVEFYQSLPAAYLSLQIKRVEMGLQVVHLESQDCGFVPERVSGGCRRRYRVEIPNCLLYPASYHITLCVWAQGATYDYVADVLTFTMVQSNVSKRTFPLNLNKQAIYYMPSYWRELSE; the protein is encoded by the coding sequence ATGAGCGACACGGTTATCCGCGTAGAAAATCTTTCGAAGTGCTATCGGATCGGAGCTGCGCAGGCGCCATACGATACTCTGCGGGACAAGATCGCCGGCGGCCTGGCCTCTGTTTTTAGCCGAAACGGCCGCCCGCCAACGGAAGGATTCGTCTGGGCGCTGAAGGATGTTTCGTTCGACGTCAGCGAGGGGGAGGTCGTCGGCATTATCGGCAAAAACGGGGCAGGAAAAAGCACTTTGCTCAAGATACTTTCCCGTATTACCGAACCCACGGCGGGGAGGGCCGAGATCCGGGGCCGCCTCGGCTGTCTTTTGGAAGTCGGGACGGGCTTTCACCCTGAATTGACCGGCCGGGAAAACATTTACCTGAGCGGGGCGATTCTCGGCATGAGGAAGACGGAAATCGACCGTAAGTTCGACGAGATCGTGGCGTTTTCAGAGGTGGAAAAATTCATCGATACGGCGGTGAAGCACTACTCCAGCGGCATGTATGTGCGGTTGGCGTTCGCCGTTGCCGCACATCTCGAGCCGGAAATCTTGGTGGTCGATGAAGTGCTCGCAGTCGGCGACATTGGCTTCCAGAACAAATGCCTGGGGAAAATGGGGGATGTCGCGCGACAGGGCCGCACAGTTCTCTTCGTCAGCCACAACATGGGGGCCATTGCGAACCTGTGCACGGCGGCCATCTGGCTGGACGGCGGCAAGATTGCGCTGCGGGGGGACGTGACGTCGATCATCGGGGCGTACGTCAAGAACAGCACGGCTCCGAACCGAGCGGAGCCTGGCAACTACAGGAGGGTTGGAACGGGAGAGGCGCGGATCAGGAAAGCGAGGCTGCTGGACACAGAAGGTCAGGAGCGCGAAACGTTCAGCATGGGAGAAACGATTGTCGTTGACTTCGACGTTGAGTTCTACCAGAGCCTTCCCGCGGCATACTTGAGCCTGCAGATCAAGCGAGTGGAAATGGGGTTGCAGGTTGTCCATCTGGAAAGCCAGGACTGCGGCTTTGTACCGGAGCGCGTCTCGGGAGGGTGTCGCCGTCGTTACAGGGTGGAAATCCCCAATTGCCTCCTGTACCCGGCTTCCTATCACATTACCCTGTGCGTTTGGGCACAGGGCGCGACATACGATTACGTCGCGGATGTTTTGACTTTCACCATGGTTCAAAGCAACGTATCCAAACGCACGTTTCCCCTGAATCTTAATAAACAAGCGATTTATTATATGCCGTCCTATTGGCGTGAGCTGTCGGAGTGA
- a CDS encoding glycosyltransferase — MDLSVIIPSLNAARTIATQLEALATQKWSRSWEVIIADNGSCDETLEIVRQYRNRLPGLRIVEARERRGAAHARNVGVAAAASRNVVFCDADDEVAPGWVAAIGEALFEHGFVASRFDTGKLNHRELQRVLGNPQYRELQKLWYSPFLPHAGGSGMGVKREIHDAVGGFDETLLRLSDTDYCVRIQKRGIRLHFVEDAVVNVRCRDSLRALYRQSRGFAEYNVLLYKRYRTSATGSSALWSSYVRDWIALLRALRGIHREQGRGVLAWRLGRQIGRLVGSVKHWVPPV; from the coding sequence GTGGACCTAAGCGTCATTATTCCGTCTCTTAACGCGGCTCGGACGATTGCGACTCAACTCGAAGCATTGGCGACGCAGAAGTGGAGCCGAAGCTGGGAGGTGATCATCGCGGACAATGGATCGTGTGACGAGACCCTCGAGATTGTCAGGCAATACCGAAACCGCCTGCCGGGCTTGCGAATCGTCGAGGCCCGCGAGAGACGTGGTGCAGCACATGCCCGCAATGTCGGTGTTGCAGCAGCGGCGAGCCGCAATGTTGTATTTTGCGACGCAGACGACGAAGTCGCTCCGGGATGGGTAGCGGCAATCGGTGAAGCCTTGTTCGAGCATGGTTTCGTAGCGTCGCGATTCGACACCGGAAAGCTCAACCACCGAGAGCTTCAGAGAGTCCTGGGCAATCCTCAGTACAGGGAGTTGCAAAAATTGTGGTATTCGCCGTTCCTGCCCCATGCCGGCGGCAGCGGGATGGGAGTCAAGCGAGAGATTCATGACGCCGTAGGAGGATTCGACGAAACCTTGCTCCGACTCTCGGATACGGATTATTGCGTCAGGATTCAGAAGCGAGGCATCCGTCTGCACTTCGTCGAGGACGCGGTGGTGAACGTTCGATGTCGCGACAGCCTGCGCGCATTGTACCGCCAATCTCGGGGGTTCGCCGAGTATAACGTGCTCCTATACAAGCGGTACCGGACTTCGGCGACGGGCAGCAGCGCGCTCTGGAGTTCTTATGTAAGAGATTGGATCGCGTTGCTTCGTGCGCTTCGGGGAATTCACCGTGAACAGGGCCGGGGAGTGCTGGCGTGGCGGCTCGGAAGACAGATCGGACGATTGGTAGGAAGCGTCAAGCACTGGGTTCCCCCGGTATGA
- a CDS encoding polysaccharide deacetylase family protein yields MKRYVGLLKAPVRWALDRVLGTVVGVDTEEPLAALTFDDGPHPEYTPRVLDILERYGALGTFFMVGKAAVEHRNLVKRVAEAGHAIGNHSWDHPSFPLLRAKDRRAQIRSCSDALAPYGAKLFRPPFGNQSVLSYLSARMLGYEIIAWSLEVRDWVPNDPEWIAERLKTSIRPGCIVLLHDRLFVRADSYCSREPMLTAVNSFLREASVHYRFVTVPMLLKAGRPRRRRWLMPPDLKFLDGIKNDALKEP; encoded by the coding sequence ATGAAGCGCTATGTCGGGCTGCTAAAAGCGCCCGTTCGATGGGCCCTCGATCGGGTTCTTGGAACGGTCGTGGGCGTGGATACCGAAGAACCGTTGGCGGCCCTGACATTCGATGACGGCCCGCACCCTGAATATACGCCGAGAGTGCTCGACATCCTGGAGCGATACGGTGCGCTAGGCACGTTTTTCATGGTGGGAAAAGCCGCGGTCGAACACAGAAATTTGGTAAAGCGGGTCGCGGAAGCAGGCCACGCGATCGGGAATCATTCTTGGGATCATCCGTCCTTTCCGCTGCTCAGAGCGAAGGACAGGCGCGCTCAAATCCGCTCCTGCTCAGATGCGCTGGCACCCTATGGCGCGAAATTGTTTCGGCCGCCGTTCGGGAACCAAAGCGTACTTTCATATCTCAGCGCCCGTATGTTGGGCTATGAAATAATCGCCTGGTCGCTAGAAGTAAGGGACTGGGTTCCGAACGACCCCGAATGGATTGCCGAACGGCTAAAGACGAGCATTCGTCCTGGCTGCATCGTTCTCTTGCACGACCGACTTTTCGTCAGGGCTGACAGTTATTGCAGTCGTGAACCTATGCTGACCGCCGTGAATTCGTTCCTGCGAGAGGCGTCGGTACATTATCGATTCGTCACCGTTCCAATGTTGCTGAAGGCTGGTCGCCCGCGCCGGCGGCGGTGGTTGATGCCGCCGGATCTCAAATTTCTCGACGGCATCAAGAATGACGCCCTCAAGGAGCCTTGA
- a CDS encoding DUF5989 family protein has protein sequence MRLIDSILSRLGIAGELLFFFWQHKWWWITPMVLVLLLFSGLLIFAQSSAIAPFVYTLF, from the coding sequence ATGCGCCTCATAGACAGTATCCTAAGCCGGCTCGGCATTGCGGGCGAGCTGTTGTTTTTTTTCTGGCAGCACAAATGGTGGTGGATCACGCCCATGGTGCTGGTGTTGTTGCTTTTCAGCGGCTTGTTGATTTTCGCCCAGAGCTCCGCAATCGCGCCGTTCGTTTACACGTTATTTTGA